CGCAGGACTGGGCCCTGTCCCTGGCGCTGCCGGTGATCACCCTTGCCGTGGGCGGTGCCGCCTTCATTGCCCGCCAGACCAGGGCCTCCATGCTGGAGGCGCTGCAGCAGGAGCACATCCGCACGCTGCGAGCCACGGCCACCCCCACCTGGAAGATCCTCTACGTCCACGCCCTGCGCTATGCCAGCCTGCCCATCGTGGCCGGCATTGCCCTGCAGTTCATCGGCCTGTTCGGCGGCTCCGTCATTGCTGAGCAGCTGTTCGCCATGCCCGGCCTGGGCCAGGCCGTCCAGACCTCGGTCAGCACCCATGATGCCCCCGCAGTCCAGGGTGTGGTGGTCATCGCCACCGTGGTGGTGGTTGCCGTCAACCTGGTGCTGGAGTTGGCCACCAAGTTCCTCGACCCGAAGTTGCGTGCCTCATGATCCCTTCAATGGCTCCAGCCCCCGCAGACCAGGCAGAAACCACGACGGCGGCAGCGGACCCCGCTCGCAACGCCGGCAGGGCGGCCATCACCAAATTTTCCCGGCACCGGCTGTTCACCTCGCCCGGCGCCGTGGCCGGCCTCGCCTGGCTCGCCGCGCTGGTCACCGCGTCGCTGACCGCACCGCTGTGGCTGCCGTTCAAGACTGAGGACCAGGACTTCACCGCCGTCCTCTCCGGCCCCACCGCCGCGCACTGGCTCGGAACGGATGAACTGGGCCGCGACATCCTCAGCCGCATCTTCGCCGCTGCGGCCGGAACCCTGGGGACCTCAATGCTCACGGTGATTGTCGGCGTCGGACTGGGCACCGTCCTGGCCATGCTTGCCGCCGGTGCCGGGGAACGAACCGAAGCCGTGATCAGCCGGGTCACCGAGGTCATGATGTCCCTGCCCGGAACGGTGATCATCCTGGCCGTGATTGGCGCGGTGGGAACCAACATCCCCGTGGTCATGGCCATCCTGGGCGTCCTGATGTCCGCCGGTGTCTACCGGGTGATCCTGGGCCAGGCCAAGTCCCTGCAGTCCCAGCTCTATGTGGACGCGGCAAAGGTGGATGGCGTCAGCCCGCTGCGCATCAGCCTCCGCCACATCCTGCCCGGGCTTGCCAACACCATCGTGGTCCAGGCGGCACTCATCTTCGCCGTGGGCATGCTCATCCAGGCCGGCCTGGCCTTCATCGGCTTCGGGCCGCCCATCCCTCAGCCCAGCTGGGGCGGAATGATCCAGGGCGCCTCCCAGCATGTCTACGACGCCCCTTGGATGATGGTCCCCACCGGTGCCGTCCTGGCGCTCACGGTCCTGTCGGCCAATGCCATCGGCAATGCCCTGGGCAAGGCCCCCAACGCCGCCGCGCCGCACCTGCCCTCGGCCGCCGCACGCCGGCAACGGGCCAAGGCTGTCGCCGCCATCGCCGCCGCCCCCGTTCATGCCACGAAGGACGGCGCCCCCGCTGGGGAAACGGCCAAGGGGACGCTCAGCGTCCGCAACCTCTCGGTCGGCGTCGACAATGGCGTCCGGCTCGTAACCGACGTGTCCTTCGACGTCAGACAGGGCACGGTCCTGGGCCTGGTGGGGGAGTCCGGCTGCGGCAAGACCATGACTGCGCTGTCCCTGCTCGGACTGCTGCCCTCCGGCGTTTCCGTCACCGGCGGACAGATTCTCTGGAACGGCAGGAACCTTGCCGCCACGACGGACAAGGACATGGAATCCGTCCGCGGCCGCGAGATCGCCCTGATCAGCCAGGAACCCATGCGCGCCCTGGACCCGATGTTCACCGTTGGCTACCAGCTCACCGCCACCATCCGCCGGCTCCGCGGAATGGGCAAGGCCGAGGCCCGCAAGGAAGCACTCAGCCTGCTGGAGAAGGTGGGCATCGTTGACGCTGCCCGGATCCTGAAGACCTATCCGCACCAGATCAGCGGCGGCATGGCGCAGCGTGTGGCCATCGCCCTCGCGCTGTCCGGCAAACCCAAACTGCTGGTGGCGGACGAACCCACCACTGCCCTGGACGTCACGGTCCAGGCCGAAATCCTGTCCCTGCTCCGTGCACTGGTGAAGGACACCGGCATGTCCGTGGTCATGGTCACCCACGACCTCGGCGTGGTGGCGGACATCTGCGACCAGGTGGCCGTGATGTACGCCGGGCAGGTGGTGGAAAACGGCAGGACCGCAGCCATCCTGGACAGCCCCCGCCACCCCTACACACTGGCCCTGCTGGCCGCGGACCCGCACGCCAACCACGCGGACAGCATGCCCGAGCGGCTTGCCACCATCAGCGGCCAGGTGCCGCAGCCCAAGGACTGGCCCTCCGGGTGCCGGTTCGCTGCCCGCTGCCAGTTTGCCGGCTCCGCCTGCCTCGAACCCGTCCCGCTGCTGCCCTCCGGCGCAGGAGAAGGCCTGGTGCGGTGCGTGAAGGCGGACCAGCTCGCCGTCGAAGGCATGGACTGGCTGGCCACGGACATCCCGGCCTCCCGCCTGCTCGAGGTCACCCCCAAACAGACGCTACTCACCGAAAAGGACATGGCATGAGCACCGCAGTCACGGAGCGCGCCGGTTCCACGCCGGCCACCGCCGTCCCCATGCTCGAGGTCAAGGACCTGGTGGTCCGCTACGGCCGGGGACGGAAGGCAGCCGCCGCGCCTGCCGCCGTCGACCGCGTCAGCTTCAGTATCGCCCCCGGTGAAACGGTGGGCCTGGTGGGGGAATCCGGCTCCGGAAAGTCCACCATCGGGAAGGCGATCCTCGGCCTGCAGAAAGTTTCCGGCGGCACCATCAGCTACCAGGGCAAGGACGTCACCTCCGCTACCGCGGCCCAGCGCCGGGACCTGGGCGGGGAACTGCGGGCCGTCTTCCAGGACCCCAACTCCTCCCTGAACCCCCGGAACACCATCGGCACCTCCCTGGCCGAACCCCTGCGCCTGCGCGGCACCGCCGCTGCGGAGGCCCGGGTAAAGGCCGAGGACATGCTGCAACGCGTCGGCCTGCCCCGCGAGGCCGTGGACCGGTACCCCAGCCAGTTCTCCGGGGGCCAGCGCCAGCGGATTTCCGTGGCCCGCGCCCTGATCTGCGATCCCCGGCTGGTGGTCTGCGACGAGGCCGTCAGCGCCCTGGACCTGTCCACCCAGGCCCAGGTCCTCAACCTCCTGGCCGACCTCCGCGACGAACGCGGCCTCAGCTACCTCTTCATTGCCCACGACATCGCCGTGGTCCAGTTCCTGGCACAGCGCGTAGTGGTGCTCTACCGCGGCCAGGTCATGGAAAGCGGACCTGCCGCCGCCGTCACGGAAAACCCGCAGCACCCCTTCACCCAGGCCCTCGTGGCAGCATCCCCGGTGCCCCGGCCGGCGGAACAGGCGGAACGCCGCGAAGCCCGCGAATCGCTGGGCGTCCGCTCAGGAGCGGCTGCGGTCCCCGGGCCCGGCGGCTGCCCCTTCCGGCTCCGCTGTCCCCTGGCCACCGAACTGTGCGCCACCGAACGGCCGGCGCTGCGCCGGGTGGGCGCTGCCGACGTCGCCTGCCATTACGCCTAGTACCTTTGCCTCCACTTCAGAACGGATCACCTCATCAATGACTTCCACACCCTGGCACGCCGCCATGATCACCCCCGGGCTGGACTTCGACGGCGCCCCGCGCCTCCGCAAGGAATTCCGGCTTGAGGAGGGCCACGGCGACGTGGTGAAGGCGACGCTGCGCGCCACCGCCCTAGGCATCTACGAGGCCTGCATCAACGGCACGCCAGTGGGGGAGGATGTCCTGAGCCCGGGCTGGAGCTCCTACGAGTGGCGGCTCCGGTACCGCACCTACGACGTCACCGCCCTGGTGGGACCCCGCACCGTCATTGGTGCGGAGCTCGGCAACGGCTGGTACCGCGGCAGGCTGGCGTGGCACGGACTGTCCAACCTGTACGGCAGCGAACTGGGCTTCCTGGGCCAGCTGGACATCGAGTTCGACGATGGCCACGTCCAGTCCGTCGGCACCGACGCCAGCTGGCAGGCCGGCCCGTCGGCCACCACCTTCAACGACCTGTACGACGGGCAGACCATCGACGCCCGGAACGCTGTCCACGGCTGGGCGGAGCCGGGCTTCGCCCCCGACGCCAACTGGACCGGCGTGCGTACCCTGGCGTTCGACGCCGACCGGCTGGCTGAGCCGGTGGGCCCGCCGGTGGTGCGTGCCGGCGTCGTCCGTCCCGCCGAAGTCTTTACCTCGCCTTCCGGCAGGACCCTGGTGGACTTCGGCCAGAACCTGGTGGGCTGGCTCCGGTTCACCGTCCAGGGGGAGGCCGGACAGGCCATCACCGTC
This region of Arthrobacter sp. DNA4 genomic DNA includes:
- a CDS encoding ABC transporter ATP-binding protein; translation: MSTAVTERAGSTPATAVPMLEVKDLVVRYGRGRKAAAAPAAVDRVSFSIAPGETVGLVGESGSGKSTIGKAILGLQKVSGGTISYQGKDVTSATAAQRRDLGGELRAVFQDPNSSLNPRNTIGTSLAEPLRLRGTAAAEARVKAEDMLQRVGLPREAVDRYPSQFSGGQRQRISVARALICDPRLVVCDEAVSALDLSTQAQVLNLLADLRDERGLSYLFIAHDIAVVQFLAQRVVVLYRGQVMESGPAAAVTENPQHPFTQALVAASPVPRPAEQAERREARESLGVRSGAAAVPGPGGCPFRLRCPLATELCATERPALRRVGAADVACHYA
- a CDS encoding dipeptide/oligopeptide/nickel ABC transporter permease/ATP-binding protein, giving the protein MIPSMAPAPADQAETTTAAADPARNAGRAAITKFSRHRLFTSPGAVAGLAWLAALVTASLTAPLWLPFKTEDQDFTAVLSGPTAAHWLGTDELGRDILSRIFAAAAGTLGTSMLTVIVGVGLGTVLAMLAAGAGERTEAVISRVTEVMMSLPGTVIILAVIGAVGTNIPVVMAILGVLMSAGVYRVILGQAKSLQSQLYVDAAKVDGVSPLRISLRHILPGLANTIVVQAALIFAVGMLIQAGLAFIGFGPPIPQPSWGGMIQGASQHVYDAPWMMVPTGAVLALTVLSANAIGNALGKAPNAAAPHLPSAAARRQRAKAVAAIAAAPVHATKDGAPAGETAKGTLSVRNLSVGVDNGVRLVTDVSFDVRQGTVLGLVGESGCGKTMTALSLLGLLPSGVSVTGGQILWNGRNLAATTDKDMESVRGREIALISQEPMRALDPMFTVGYQLTATIRRLRGMGKAEARKEALSLLEKVGIVDAARILKTYPHQISGGMAQRVAIALALSGKPKLLVADEPTTALDVTVQAEILSLLRALVKDTGMSVVMVTHDLGVVADICDQVAVMYAGQVVENGRTAAILDSPRHPYTLALLAADPHANHADSMPERLATISGQVPQPKDWPSGCRFAARCQFAGSACLEPVPLLPSGAGEGLVRCVKADQLAVEGMDWLATDIPASRLLEVTPKQTLLTEKDMA